The Aerococcus christensenii genome segment GCATACACAAGAAGGAACAGTTGATTACTTTATATTTTTACCAAAAAGAAATGTAGATCTTGCAGAAGCACAAGTTGGACCGGTATGGCATGCTTATAATATTTTAGATAATGATAACAAAATAACTTTTAATGACGGGAAATACGCTGCAACACCTTTTGAGCTTTCGGTAAATAAAAAAAATATTGGTAAAGATTTAAAAGAGGAAACTAAATTTAAAGTAAATCCAAAGCAAACTCGTGCCTTTGTCAGAGTTAGCTATCAAGTAACTAAAAAAGACGATGCACTATCGCAAGTTTGTTATATAAATAGATATGGAGAAGGAAATACTATAGTTAAATTTTTTGTAACTTCTGCAGATGCAGATTTTCACTTTGTAGATGATAGTAGTTATAGAAAATTAACAAAGCAAAAACTATCTTCACCTCTAAAAGAAAGAAGTGAAAAAGATAAAAATTCTTTTTCTAATGAACCTTTTAAACAACTTGATTTAAAAGATATGCTTAAGATTGTTAAAACAGATAAAGCTCTTTTTGGAAATAATCCAGTTTACAGAGCTAGATTTTCCACTCCTTTATTGTCCTATCAAGAAGATGAAAGAAAAAGTATAAAAAGACCTACTTTAGAAGAGTTAAAAGCAAAAACAATTCCAGGATATATTTACTGTGATAATGATATAGATAAGCCAAAAACAAAAGAATTTAAAAAAGATGACGCCACAACGAAAGAAAAAGGTAATCATTATTTAACTTATGGTTATGATAAAGATAGAAATATGTTGACTACAAAACATTACTATATAACTTACAGAGCTATCCCAACAGAAATTGTTGCTCGTCAATTTAAAGAAGATAAAAAAACTCCTTTAGATAATAGTTTTGATCTTTACCGTGTAGAAGATAATAAAGAGGTTTTAGTTAAATCTGCTATTAAACCTAATTATTCTCGTGCGAATGAAAAAGAAGATACTATAAATGTAATAGAAGAAATGATGAAAAAAACTACAATAAACGATCAAGGCTATTACGAAAAAAATAATCTTCTTTATTTAGAACCAGGAAAATATATTTTAAAATCAAAAAATTTAGAAGAGCCATACTATAACGAAAAAGAAGAACAAGAATTTACAGTTGGTCTTTTAGATAGTAGTGACAAAAAAACAAGAATAATTGCAGACTTTAATGCTTTATTAAAACATAAAGTAAACTATAATTTTAAATCAGAAGATGGCAAAAACTTACCAGTGGAAGTAACAAACTTACTACCAAAAGATGAAAAAACATATAAAAAAGGCGAAAAAATAACTCCAGAAGAACCAAAACAAAAAGAAATATCAGTAGACGGAGGAAAATGGACATTCCTAGGATATGATCCTAAAGAGCAAACAGTAGAAGATAAAGATTTAACATTCACAGGAACATGGAAATTTACTAGCATAAAACCTCTATCTCCCCTAAACGAAGCACCGCAATTAGAAGTAGCTGACAAAGCAATAATGGTAGGCAAAACACTAGACCTAAAATCCCTAATAATAAGTGCAACAGACAAAGAAGACGGTGACTTAAAAGATAAAGTTGTAATAGACAAAGGAGGCTTTGACAACAACAAAGTCGGTACATATAAAATTACATATAAAGTAACTGATAGCAAAGGAGCAGCCGCAACAAAACAAGCGACAGTAACAGTAAAAGAAAAAACAAATCCACAGCCGCAGCCAGAGCCAACGCCAGAGCCGCAGCCAAAGCCAAAGCCAACGCCACAGTCAGAGCCAAAGCCAGAGCTAAAGCCAACGCCACAACCAGCGCCAACGCCACAACCAGCGCCAACGCCACAACCAAAGCTAGAGCCGCAGCCAGAGCCAAAGCCAGAGCTAAAGCCAACACCACAACCAGCGCCAACGCCACAACCAAAGCTAGAGCCAAAGCTAGAGCCAAAGCCAGAGTCAAAGCCAACGCCAACGCCACAACCTCAGCAAGAGCAAAAAACAAAAACCACTTTACCACAGACAGGAGCGATCGGCAGTAGCTTAGTATTGATGGGAAGTGCATTAGTTGCGATGGGTGGTTTGTTTCAAGTAAGTCAACGAAAAGATTAGTGTTTAATAATTGAGAGCCTCTATCTGTGGATAGAGGCTTTTTTGCGCAACACTTATTTTTATGGGATATGTTGTGCTTGGTGACCTAATGGAATCAATATCGAACTAACCTGCAAGGAGTTTTTAAGTCAGTAGGAAGTTAAGGTAAAAGGTCAGAAGCTGATTGTAAGTTAGATTAGCTTGAACGGAAGTAGATATTATTGCAGAGTAGTTAAAAAGGTTTGTTAACAGATAGTAGTCTTTGACAATTTGACTAGGGAAGTCTTAAAGTCAAGCTGATTTGCGGAATAAGTGGTGAAGAATCGGTGTATATCGCCAAAATTTTTGATGATGATTGGGATTTGAAAGGGTTGCTTTGATAACTTGCCAATGAAAAAAATTTTGGAATTTTAAAGCAAGAAATGTACTATAGAGATCCCTTATTAATTTATGAACCATTAGAACAAAAAATAACAGATTATATTCAACACTACAATCCTAATCGAATAAAAGAAAAATTGAGTGGCATGTTTCTGATTGAGTATCGAAAACATACTACTCAACTATTTGCTTAATAAAAACGAACTCCAACTTTTGGGGTGTCTCTCACTGATTAGGATGAGGGAGCCTCTTTTTTATTATTTTTTAAATTGGCTGTTGTAAAGATCGGCATAGAAACCATTTTTTTTCATGAGTTCGTCATGGGTACCATGCTCGATAATAGTGCCATGGTTCATCACAAGGATTTTATCAGCGTTTCGGATAGTGGAGAGTCTATGTGCAATTACAAAGCTAGTTCTGCCTTCCATGATACGATCCATGGCAGTTTGAATGAGTTGCTCTAAACGGGTATCGACTGAGGAGGTGGCTTCATCTAAGATAAGAATATCGGGATTATTGATAATGGCTCTAGCAATGGTCATGAGTTGTTTTTGACCGAGAGAAATGTTGCTGGCCTCTTCATTGATAGTCATATCATAGCCACCAGGCAAGGTTCGAATGAAATGATCGACATTAGCGAGTTGCGCGGCTTTGATTACTTGGTCGTTGGTTGCTTCTAAATTTCCAAAGCGGATATTTTCGCGGACGCTATCTGTATAAAGCCAGGCATCTTGAAGAACCATGCCGATATGCTGACGCAAGTTATGTCGGCTAAGATGACGGATATCGATGCCATCAATTTTGATCGCTCCGCCAGAAACATCATAGAATCGCATCAAGAGATTAATGAGGGTGGTCTTCCCTGCACCAGTTGGGCCAACAATAGCAACGGTTTGCCCTGGAGAGACAGAGAAGGAAACATCTTGCATGAGTAAGTGCCCTTCTTGATAGCCGAATTGGACGTGATCAAAGTCAATTTGTCCTTTGACGGGACTAGGTAGTTTTTCTTGAACAGGGCAAGAATCCAATTCTTTTTCTTCTAAGAAGTCAAAGATACGTTGTCCTGCTGCAAAAGCACTTTGGATGATCCCCATGAGTTGGGTGATGTTTTGTAATGGTTGATTAATCAGATAGATGTATTGAACAAAAGCCTGTAAGTAGCCTACGGTGAGTTTATCGATTAAGGTTAAATAAGCGCCCACGCCTCCGACTACCACATAAGACAGGTTAGCT includes the following:
- a CDS encoding IS3 family transposase — translated: MLKQEMYYRDPLLIYEPLEQKITDYIQHYNPNRIKEKLSGMFLIEYRKHTTQLFA
- a CDS encoding SHIRT domain-containing protein → MQHEKVNRYSLRKFGQHLVSVVVAVGVIGFLSCGMALSQATLVHADTVAKDNKKLESNHTTGHENKTNPLTKDNKLKNEPENNRTTGHENKTNPLTKDEEGYYDLMNEKTLENLYPEVFSDEELQKAEKEKDDKVKLYFTPKGKNFNPKGKDTKQLTLIGVQYVDWHTQEGTVDYFIFLPKRNVDLAEAQVGPVWHAYNILDNDNKITFNDGKYAATPFELSVNKKNIGKDLKEETKFKVNPKQTRAFVRVSYQVTKKDDALSQVCYINRYGEGNTIVKFFVTSADADFHFVDDSSYRKLTKQKLSSPLKERSEKDKNSFSNEPFKQLDLKDMLKIVKTDKALFGNNPVYRARFSTPLLSYQEDERKSIKRPTLEELKAKTIPGYIYCDNDIDKPKTKEFKKDDATTKEKGNHYLTYGYDKDRNMLTTKHYYITYRAIPTEIVARQFKEDKKTPLDNSFDLYRVEDNKEVLVKSAIKPNYSRANEKEDTINVIEEMMKKTTINDQGYYEKNNLLYLEPGKYILKSKNLEEPYYNEKEEQEFTVGLLDSSDKKTRIIADFNALLKHKVNYNFKSEDGKNLPVEVTNLLPKDEKTYKKGEKITPEEPKQKEISVDGGKWTFLGYDPKEQTVEDKDLTFTGTWKFTSIKPLSPLNEAPQLEVADKAIMVGKTLDLKSLIISATDKEDGDLKDKVVIDKGGFDNNKVGTYKITYKVTDSKGAAATKQATVTVKEKTNPQPQPEPTPEPQPKPKPTPQSEPKPELKPTPQPAPTPQPAPTPQPKLEPQPEPKPELKPTPQPAPTPQPKLEPKLEPKPESKPTPTPQPQQEQKTKTTLPQTGAIGSSLVLMGSALVAMGGLFQVSQRKD
- a CDS encoding ABC transporter ATP-binding protein; this translates as MKVNPFQLIRQLWPFLKPYRLKLLLSILASSSMVISAIFEPIVLGLGITELSKNVWEIAHHVPNAAINFPYLSFVALLYFTRGMFYHIGLYLGQYFLTDAVQAATHDLRCQISRKANRLPVHFFDRHQTGDILSRMTNDVEALSNALQQSVQQFIIGAVQITLAVLVMLSLNRQLTLIALTSISLTYLAGKKLLAFSQPLFKAQADALGHLFGYTEEQLSGFTELKVYTKEEDSIREFKQRNHRLQKIGFKTTLLSEIMQPLLYFIANLSYVVVGGVGAYLTLIDKLTVGYLQAFVQYIYLINQPLQNITQLMGIIQSAFAAGQRIFDFLEEKELDSCPVQEKLPSPVKGQIDFDHVQFGYQEGHLLMQDVSFSVSPGQTVAIVGPTGAGKTTLINLLMRFYDVSGGAIKIDGIDIRHLSRHNLRQHIGMVLQDAWLYTDSVRENIRFGNLEATNDQVIKAAQLANVDHFIRTLPGGYDMTINEEASNISLGQKQLMTIARAIINNPDILILDEATSSVDTRLEQLIQTAMDRIMEGRTSFVIAHRLSTIRNADKILVMNHGTIIEHGTHDELMKKNGFYADLYNSQFKK